Proteins co-encoded in one Quercus robur chromosome 8, dhQueRobu3.1, whole genome shotgun sequence genomic window:
- the LOC126697066 gene encoding cytochrome P450 76T24-like, producing MDHLAFWLILPIVWACIHVLTAALGGRKSGSSTLPPGPRPFPIIGNILELGNKPHQDFAKLSKTYGSLMSLKLGSITTIVISSPDIAKEALQKNDQALSSRTIPDSIQVFNHPKNSMAWLPALARWRNLRKLSATKIFAPQQLDGTQALRQKKVKELFDHLDQCCSGGEVVDIGRVAFITVLNTISNTFFSIDLAQYSSNLQSQEFQDLIFGIMELLGKSNIVDYFPALRLVDPQGIRKRMKSYFTKLIGIFDGIIKERVQLRASSESSKASNDVLDSFLNLTEEDNSELSCDDFKRLLLDLFIAGIDTTSSTVEWALSELIHNPEKMAKARDELKEVLGKDRLVQEVDISKFPFLRAIVKETLRLHPPAPFLVPHKAETNVEMRGFIVPKNAQILVNVWAMGRDSSIWTNPNLFMPERFIEQDIDFKGKNFELIPFGAGRRICPGMPFANRMVPLMLASLVHFFKWKLADEMKPEDMDMSESETFGLTLRRAKPLRVIPTRA from the exons ATGGACCACCTAGCATTTTGGCTAATACTTCCCATCGTGTGGGCATGCATTCATGTGCTCACTGCCGCTCTAGGAGGCCGGAAGTCTGGCTCTTCAACACTTCCCCCAGGTCCCCGCCCTTTTCCGATCATCGGAAACATCCTGGAGCTGGGCAACAAACCCCATCAAGATTTTGCCAAGCTCTCCAAAACCTATGGATCCCTTATGTCTCTCAAGCTTGGGAGCATAACAACCATAGTCATATCCTCTCCAGACATAGCCAAAGAAGCACTGCAAAAAAATGACCAAGCCCTCTCCAGCCGAACTATCCCGGACTCTATCCAAGTATTTAACCACCCCAAAAATTCAATGGCATGGTTGCCCGCGTTGGCTCGTTGGAGGAACCTCAGGAAACTTTCTGCCACGAAAATATTTGCTCCACAACAACTCGATGGCACACAAGCCCTTCGACAGAAAAAGGTGAAAGAATTATTTGACCATCTTGACCAATGTTGCAGTGGTGGGGAAGTGGTTGATATTGGTCGAGTAGCCTTCATTACAGTACTTAATACCATatcaaacacttttttttccaTTGATTTGGCACAGTATAGTTCAAATTTACAGTCCCAAGAGTTCCAGGACCTTATATTTGGTATCATGGAACTTCTTGGAAAGTCCAACATTGTAGACTATTTCCCAGCACTTCGTTTAGTTGACCCGCAAGGTATACGGAAAAGGATGAAGAgttattttacaaaattgatCGGAATTTTTGATGGTATCATCAAGGAACGAGTACAATTAAGAGCTTCATCAGAGAGTTCTAAGGCAAGCAACGATGTACTAGATTCCTTCCTTAATCTCACTGAAGAAGATAATTCAGAATTAAGCTGCGACGATTTCAAACGTCTGCTTCTG GATTTATTTATTGCAGGGATTGACACAACATCAAGCACTGTTGAATGGGCACTGTCTGAGTTAATACATAACCCTGAAAAAATGGCTAAAGCCCGAGACGAGCTTAAAGAAGTTCTTGGCAAGGATCGGCTAGTTCAAGAAGTGGACATCTCAAAGTTCCCTTTTCTACGAGCAATAGTGAAAGAAACCCTTCGTTTGCACCCACCAGCACCTTTTCTAGTTCCTCACAAGGCTGAGACTAATGTAGAAATGCGTGGCTTTATTGTGCCCAAAAATGCACAAATACTAGTAAACGTGTGGGCAATGGGACGAGACTCAAGCATATGGACAAACCCAAATTTATTTATGCCTGAAAGGTTCATAGAACAAGACATTGACTTTAAAGGAAAAAACTTCGAGCTAATTCCCTTTGGAGCTGGAAGAAGAATCTGTCCTGGAATGCCATTTGCTAATCGGATGGTGCCCTTAATGTTGGCATCTCTTGTACATTTCTTTAAATGGAAGCTTGCAGATGAGATGAAGCCAGAAGATATGGATATGAGTGAGAGTGAGACCTTTGGACTCACCTTACGCAGGGCTAAGCCTCTCCGGGTTATTCCAACTAGAGCGTAA